DNA sequence from the Coregonus clupeaformis isolate EN_2021a chromosome 22, ASM2061545v1, whole genome shotgun sequence genome:
ggattcagtctcctagctgcccgaatgtattccaggttacggtggtcggtcagaatgaggaaagggtgttgagccccctcaagccaatgcctccacacctttagggcctgtactacggctaacagctccctgtcccctacgtcataattccgctccgccggactgagcttcttagaataaaaagcacaggggcggagcttaggtggtgtgccggaccgttgtgaaagaactgccccgataccggcctcagacgcgtccacctctacttggaagggtaaagcgggatccgggtgcgccagcaccggagccgaggtaaacatgtccttcagtctcccaaaggccctgtccgcctcagccgaccactgcaagcgcacggaaccccccttcagaagagacgttatgggagctgccacctgtccaaaaccccggataaacctccggtagtaattcgcaaaacccaagaaccgctgcacctctttaactgtagttggggtttgccaattacgcacggcagacactcggtccacctccattctcacccctgacgcagacaactggtaacccaaaaaggaaactgactcctgaaagaacagacatttctcggctttgacatacaggtcatgctccaacagtctcctcaataccctgcgcaccagggctacatgctcggcccgagtagaactgtacacaagaatatcatctatgtacaccactactccctgcgcctgcatgtcccggaaaatctcatctacaaacgattggaagactgatggagcattcattaacccatatggcatgacgagatactcgtaatggccggaggttgtactaaatgctgtcttccactcatcgccctccctaatgcgcaccaagttatatgcgctcctgaggtccaattttgtgaagaaccgtgccccgtgtaatgactccgtcatggtcgcaatcagcgggagtggataactatatttcacagtcacctgattgagaccgcggtaatcaatacacggacgcaaacctccatcctttttcttcacaaaaaagaagctagaggacgcgggagaagtggaaggccgtatgtatccctgtctcagagactcggcaatgtaagtctccattgcccttttctcctcctgtgacaaaggatacacatggctccgcgggagcgcagctcctatctggaggtctatcgcacaatccccccctgtctatgaggcggcaaccgtgccgctctggtcttactaaacacgagtgccaaatcctcatactcaggcggaatgtgcagtgctggcatctggttcgggctctccaccgaggtcgcccctacggaaacacccagacatagcccctcacactgagcagaccaccctttaagagccttctctcgccacgaaatcgtaggatcatgggtaatcaaccagggaagccccagtaccaccgaatacgcaggagagtcgatcagatagagttgaatcgtctcctcatgacccccctgcgtcatcatcctaagtggcgctgtgacctccctaatcaacccagatcctaacggacgactatctaaggcatgtacagggaagggcttatcgactggaaggaggggaatccctaacttaacacagaatttacgatctacaaaattcccagctgcgcctgaatcgactagcgccttatgctgggaacgaggtgcaacctgtgggaaacaaacaggtaatgtaatgtgtacgacagaaagctctgggtaagtagggcgcctactcacctgggaggactccccaatgtgtgacctgccatctccctcaccaggggaccctccccagcacctagccgcggtgtgccctccgcggccacagttggtgcaggagactgcccccctcgggctccttcctctcctccctctagcgccagcacctccaagctccatcgggctcggctcggaggcgctggagggtggaatgggaggcccccacctgggaggtccgcgggtcgcgagcagggtgtccagccgaatggccatgtccaccaactggtcaaatgttagtgtagtatccctgcacgctaactctctgcggacgtcctcccgaaggctacatctaaagtggtctatgagggccctctcattccaccctgcatctgccgccagagtccggaactccagcgcaaactcttgagcgctcctcatcccctgtcggaggtggaatagacgctctcccgccgccttcccctctggtggatggtcgaagacagcacggaagcggcgggagaactccgcataggtgactgtggcggcgtctattcccctccattcggcgttggcccactccaacgccttgccggtgagacaggagatgagggcggaaacgctctcatatcccgagggcgccgggtgtatggtggcaaggtagagctccacttgtaataggaacccctgacacccggcagcggtgccgtcgtacgccctcgggagcgagagccgaatcccactgggttccggtagttggacgggcgggctgtccgatggtgatggtgcgacaggtgggggtgtgggtaccccgctcgtctcccatcgatggagggtgttcatgacgtggtccaaggcgtgcccgatctggttgatTCGATCCTCTTGACCACgaagacgctcctccatgatgtcggtgggtgctcctgctgattccatatgtggtgtgtaattctgtcaagagttgctgtaggtaggtgtggtgtggaatcaggcgcaggacgcagaagttaagtccaaaCAAAGTCTTTAGTAGATCAACACAAAATAATCCaagaacagcccggaggcgagaaaagcgcgcacaggcgaaaacaaacgggcgcactaaacatgtgcgtaaatctctcctaaaaACAACAAGGAGGCAAACTACtaaatagcgcaccaaaataggtagcgcagcaacacgacaaggaaacaattacacacaacacctaactaacaacaaggaactaaatagggtgcttaatgagacataacacaaaacaggtgtgacaaacagacaaaaccaatcaaacaagaaacatagaacggtggcagctagtactccggagacgacgaccgccgaaacctgcccgaacaaggaggaggggccgcctcggccgaaaccgtgacaaagtaCTGAAGTACTGACATTCCCACCAAAGAAACATAtgattctcagaacgttatgtgctagctgggtatcctgcaccattcccagaatgttgtgggaaggttatatgtaaaataaccataggacaaccacactctcaccaagctctaagaaacgtGGTTCTCaaaacgttatgtgctagctgggttgtATTATTGTggagtgacacttaaataaatatTTCTAACTCTAACTCAAATACAGTCATGTCTAAATGTTGTTTGCATGTAATTTTGACAACCTAATGCAAAGCAATTGTTATTTAGACATCTTTTTAGTGACCAGGAAAATACGTCTTAAATTGGTTGTATAATCTAAGGTCACATCAACCAGAAAAAGAGATTTAAATCCGGAAATGACGTCCCATGCCAGACTTTGCCCGCTAGGTGAGGGATGATGATGACTCTTTACTTTACTCTAGTCCCAGGGGTTCTTCTCTTGCCTATGTCCTGGATCAGCCGGCGATAGGCTACCAGGCCGGCCAGGTCTCGGTCCAGCATGGCCAAGATGTGGTAGAACTCCTCCGGGTCCAAGGGTACGTCACACAGCCGTAGAGCCGCTCGGAACTCCCCTGGGGAGAGGTAGCCGCTTGCGGAGCTGTCCAGCCTGCAGAAGGCCCGACGCAGCATCTTGCCCTGCCGCTGGAGCTGGGTGGAGGGTGTCATGGGGAGAAGTTGTCAATTCAAAACAACACTAACTGTAATGTAattcttacatttacgtcatttagcagacgctcttatccagagcgacttacagttagtgaatgcaaaattgtaatttttttctcatactggccccccgtgggaaacgaacccacatccctgccggccaaaccatcccctaccttggacgacgctggaccaattgtgcaccgcccatgggtctcccggtcgccgccggctgcgacagagcctggactcgaaccagaatctctagtggcacagctagcactgcgatgcagtgccttagaccactgcgccactcgggaattcTTATGAATTGTTCTGCTTATGTGACTCAATAAAAACAATTGTTCAGAAAAAACAAATATTACTAATATGGTTCTCATTCAAGAAGTCTTGAATAACTAACTTTTTTCCAAAGGAGTGTTATAATTTTCTTTCAGCAGCAATTATTCGATAAAGCTCATTATGAAAGTGAATCAGGGTAAGGGTTTCAACATGCAGAATGGGGTTTAACTCAATCTTGTAGTCTATGAGGATATGGAAGTGGATAAAAATATCCTAAATCTATGGTGGAACACACTGGTTAAAAGTTAGTAAGTGTACCTTCTTCCTTAGTCTTGAGCTCAGTGGTACTTGGTCACACAAGGAAGAGCCTTTCTCTGCAGACAGATCCTCTGTTTCGTTATGGgactgcagtattgcggccatgtTGGATCCATGCCTCCATGGCTGTTTCCGTTTCCCAAAGGGCCTCAGAAACTCAACAAAGGAAACCCTGAGGATGGAGTGTTGCTGCTCATTCACATTATAAGGATCAAAAAGTGGCCATCTCCACTTGAGGAATGTGGCTGAGGCACAATCAGATGGAACATCAGTTTGATGGTTCCAGATCCACCCTCTGGTTCGAGAAGCGATTTTAGGTTTGTGCAAACATTGTAGGTTtgtgcaaaaaacataaacaAGGATAGGCCATCCTGTATGTCAACTAGTCAGAAATCCCGGCATTTCACCCACCTTCCATCCCCGTTGATGTCAAACTTTCGAGCCAGCATCTCCCACTCGTAGGCATCGAGGTGCACACACAGACCTTTCAGCACTTCCTGCAACTCCTCCTGGCTCACAACGCCCATCCTATAAGGATCCATCTCCTCAAACTCCCCCCGCAACTCATCCAATGACAGTTCCACCTAGGCCAGTGTAGAGGGGGAAAATAATGGTAGATTATAGTATGTAAGGGTCGTAATCAAGAGTGTGAATACTGGTGTGATCAACCCATACAATGAAAAGTGCTTTGAGCACCTGGGGTAACTTAAGGTTACTTGCGTAACCCCGGATCTCTgatattatttttaatttttaatttaaccttGATTTTGACAGGGAAGAAGTATTGAGACGTTGGTCTCTTTTCCAAATGCACcctgtataatataatataaaatacacattaaacactatatatatatacaccaccagtcaaaactaggaaataacacatatggaatcatgtagtaaccaaagaagtgttaaacaaatcaaaatatattttatatttgagattcttcaaagtagccactttgccttgatgacagctttgcacactcttggcatgtgaaatgtcagaataatagtagagataatgatttatttcagcttttatttctttcatcacattcccagtgggtcagaagtttacattcactcaattagtatttggcagcattgcctttaaattgtttaacttcggtcaaacgtttcgggtagccttccacaagcttccaaaaataagttgggtgaattttggcccattcctcctgacagcgctggtgtaactgagtaaggtttgtaggcctccttgctcgcacacgctttttcagttctgcccacaaatgttctataggattgaggtcagggctttgtgatggccactccaataccttgactttgttgtccttaagtcattttgccacaactttggatgtatgcttgggggtcattgtccatttggaagacccatttgcgaccaagctttaacttcctgactgatgtcttgagatgttgtttcaatatatccacataattttccttcctcacgataccatctattttgtgaagtgcaccaatccctccttcagcaaagcaaatcaaatcaaatcaaattgtattggccacatgcgccgaatacaacaggtgcagacattacagtgaaatgcttacttacagcccttaaccaacagtgcatttattttgaataaaaaagtaaaataaaacaacaacaaaaaagtgtagagaaaaaaaagagcagaagtaaaataaaataacagtagggaggctttatatacaggggggtaccggtgcagagtcaatgtgcgggggcaccggctagttgaggtagttgaagtaatctgtacatgtgggtagagttaaagtgactatgcataaacaattaacagagtagcagcagcgtaaaaagatggggtgggggggggcagtgcaaatagtccgggtagccatgattagctgttcaggagtacatttttttgtacattttagtcatttagcagacgctcttatccagagcgacttacagttagtgttttttttctcttcatatttcatattggcccccatgggaattgaacccacaaccctgccgttgcaaacgccacgctctaccaacttagctacatccctgccggccattccctcccctaccctggacgacgctgggccaattgtgcgccgccccatgggtctcccggtcgcggccggctacgacagagcctggattagaaccaggatctctagtggcacagctagcactgcaatgcattgccttagaccactgcgccactcgggagtcttatggcttgggggtagaagctgttgagaagtcttttggacctagacttggcactccggtaccgcttgccgtgcggtagcagagagaacagtctatgacaagggtggctggagtctttgacaattttgagggccttcctctgacaccacctggtatagaggtcctggatggcaggaagcttggccccagtgatgtactgggccgtacgcactaccctctgtagtgccttgcggtcggatgccaagcatttgccataccaggcggtgatgcaaccagtcaggatgctcacgatggtgcagctgtagaattttttgaggatctgaggacccatgccgaatcttttcagtctcctgagggggaataggctttgtcgtgccctcttcacgactgtcttggtgtgtttggaccatgatagttcgttggtgatgtggactccaaggaacttgaagctctcaacctgttccactacagccccgtcgatgagaatggttgtcttggtcacgttgagtgagaggttgttatcctggcaccacacggccaggtctctgacctcctccctataggctgtctcatcgttgtcggtgatcaggcctaccactgttgtgtcgtcggcaaacttaatgatgcacccccacagcatgatgctgccacccccatgcttcacggttgggatggtgttcttcggcttgcaagaccccccttttacctccaaacacaactatggtcattatggccaaacagttatatttttgtttcatcagaccagaggacatttcaccaaaaagtacgatctttgtccccatgtgcagttgcaaaccgtagtcttgcttttttatggcggttttggagcagtggcttcttacttgctgagcggcctttcaggttatgttgatataggactcgttttactgtggatatagatacctttgtacctgtttcctccagcatcttcacaaggtcccttGCTGTtgatctgggattgatttgcacttttcgcaccaaagtacgttcatctctaggagacagaacgcgtctccttcctgagcggtatgacggctgcgtggtcccatggtgtttatacttgcgtactattgtttgtatagatgaacgtgctaccttcagacatttggaaattgctcccaaggatgaaccagacttttctgaggtctttgatttccccatgatgtcatgcaaagaggcactgagtttgaaggtaggccttgaaatacatccacaggtacacctccaattgact
Encoded proteins:
- the si:ch211-197n1.2 gene encoding uncharacterized protein si:ch211-197n1.2: MVDWHVKFVRIGVPSLFEASPAGNLGRTNGEQEGLNAQLVNEESGILGRGRSVAQLFQIIKALVKNHYQAAERVFEELDEKNTKRLSQETFYQLLKRNILFDIHPEVSRGEILHLWVTLITNQDRTLDFLQLARHFGYSSKSSCFPNAKRSPPKKGDENLRQCSRKLHCVSEILADGMRAKVELSLDELRGEFEEMDPYRMGVVSQEELQEVLKGLCVHLDAYEWEMLARKFDINGDGRVSFVEFLRPFGKRKQPWRHGSNMAAILQSHNETEDLSAEKGSSLCDQVPLSSRLRKKLQRQGKMLRRAFCRLDSSASGYLSPGEFRAALRLCDVPLDPEEFYHILAMLDRDLAGLVAYRRLIQDIGKRRTPGTRVK